One stretch of Elephas maximus indicus isolate mEleMax1 chromosome 22, mEleMax1 primary haplotype, whole genome shotgun sequence DNA includes these proteins:
- the ASPHD2 gene encoding aspartate beta-hydroxylase domain-containing protein 2 — MSLQWLVAWSWSLDGLRDCIATGIQSVRDCDTTAVVTVACLLVLFVWYCYHVGREQPRPYVSVNSLMQGADANGLQNGYVYCQSPECVRCTHNEGLNQKLYHNLQEYAKRYSWSGMGRIHKGIREQGRYLNSRPSIQKPEVFFLPDLPTTPYFSRDAQKHDVELLERNFQTILCEFETLYKAFSNCSLPQGWKMNSTPSGEWFTFYLVNQGVCVPRNCRKCPRTYRLLGSLRTCIGNNVFGNACISVLSPGAVITEHYGPTNIRIRCHLGLKTPSGCELVVGGEPQCWAEGRCLLFDDSFLHTAFHEGSAEDGPRVVFMVDLWHPNVAAAERQALDFIFAPGR; from the exons ATGTCGCTCCAGTGGCTGGTGGCCTGGAGCTGGTCGCTGGACGGCCTGAGGGACTGCATCGCCACCGGCATCCAGTCCGTGCGGGACTGCGACACCACCGCTGTGGTGACCGTGGCCTGCCTGCTGGTCCTGTTTGTGTGGTACTGCTACCACGTGGGCAGGGAACAGCCTCGGCCCTACGTCTCCGTCAACTCCCTCATGCAGGGCGCAGATGCCAACGGGCTGCAGAACGGGTACGTGTACTGCCAGTCGCCCGAGTGCGTGCGCTGTACCCACAACGAGGGCCTCAACCAGAAGCTCTACCACAACCTGCAGGAGTACGCCAAGCGCTACTCCTGGTCCGGCATGGGCCGTATCCACAAGGGCATCCGCGAGCAGGGCCGCTACCTCAACAGCCGGCCCTCCATCCAGAAGCCCGAGGTCTTCTTCCTGCCTGACCTCCCCACCACGCCGTATTTCTCCCGGGATGCCCAGAAACATGACGTGGAGCTGCTGGAGCGGAACTTCCAGACCATCTTGTGCGAGTTTGAGACCCTCTACAAAGCCTTCTCAAACTGCAGCCTGCCACAAGGATGGAAAATGAACAGCACCCCCAGCGGGGAGTGGTTCACCTTTTACTTGGTCAATCAGGGGGTTTGCGTCCCCAGGAACTGCAGGAAGTGCCCACGGACGTACCGCTTGCTCGGAAGCCTTCGGACCTGTATCGGGAACAATGTTTTTGGGAACGCGTGCATCTCTGTGCTGAGTCCTGGGGCTGTGATAACGGAGCACTATGGACCTACCAACATCCGCATACGCTGCCACTTAG GTCTGAAAACGCCAAGTGGCTGTGAGCTCGTGGTGGGGGGCGAGCCCCAGTGCTGGGCGGAAGGCCGCTGCCTCCTCTTTGATGATTCTTTCCTACACACGGCGTTCCACGAAG GCTCAGCGGAGGATGGCCCTCGGGTGGTTTTCATGGTGGATTTGTGGCACCCAAACGTCGCAGCAGCCGAACGGCAGGCCCTTGACTTCATCTTTGCTCCAGGACGATGA